The genome window GTCTCGGGCAGGTCGTCAAACGGGTTATCACTATACTGGGAGCTAGGGGCAgcagctggagcagcagcagccgggtTATTAGGAGTATTACTGGCACTGCCCTCACGGCGTGAGGCCTGTTCAGGGGCGCTAGCACTGGGCGCTGGCTGGGAGGCAGTTAGGCGGTCCCTCTGGGGGCTTGATGGACGTGGAGGTGTAGAGAGACGGCGTCGCCGGCGGCCTGCACGGGACGTCTACTGACTGTAAGCGTAATCAGAGAGAGGGGGAGGTAGTAGTTACGGCACTGCAGTTGCTACATGGCTGGTAGACGCCCCCTATCCGGTTGCGGCGGAAGTTAGCAGATGGGAGATAGGTCCTACAGCTGCTGCAAAATACTTGGGATGATGGCTGGCTGACGGCTAGGGAAAAGActggagggggggggggctagaacacgccGTGGACGGGCCATACGAACCTGTAGCGAGCCTGTACAGGACCTGTAAAGCCTTTTACAGGAGTTTACAGGAGCAGATTACCGGAACAATATAGGGCCGCTACGGGCGGTGTAGGACGTCAGTATAGCTGAGAGTTGACGCTAGAGGGTGCACGGCCAGAAAACGACAACTTTACACGTCTGCTGCTCCCGCTACAGGGCTGATTAATTTGTCTCAAGCAGATAGGCAGGTAGCGGCGAGTTTTATCAGCTATCTGGCACTTATTTCAGGGCTTACAGGGGCTTTGTTGGGGAGATCACTTTaacctgtttatatataagatgGACAGTGAACGGTGGTTGGAGTGTAGGGTGCTAGCGCGTCATGGCAAGCGCGTTGGTTGCCGAGGTGACAACGCGCCACATGTTTGCAAACGGGAGCAGGCACGAGCTGCGTATTAACCATAAGCTCGATGCGCAATGTCGACGACACCTCCAAACTCTCCACCAAAATCACTCACGATGGCTATGGAGCCTCCATCACGGCCATCGAGCGCCCTTTTCGACGTCTACCTGCGACTGCGCCCATCGAACTCCGCAAATGCCAGATTTCTCACAGTCGAGGATCGAGACGATAGCCACCCCACACATATCACTGTCAAGTCACTCGTCAATGACAACCGTAAGCGTGCAGTCGAACGATTCGCCTTCACACAAGTTTTTGAGGAAGATGCGCGCCAGATGGAGCTCTTTAAGGGAACGGGCATTGTACCCATGATCGAGGGAGTGCTAGGCGCACCTGGATATCACGGGCGAGATGGACTACTGGCAACACTAGGTGTTACTGGCTCTGGAAAGGTAAAGATCATGGCCGGGAAGGTATCTGACTTGGAAATTAACAAAACGGTAGAGCCATACCATCCTTGGAACCAAGTCCCAGCGCGGTCTTGTCCAGATGACTCTCGATGTGCTCTTCCAAAGCTGCAAAGAACAGCTTGTTCAGTCGTTCTATGGCGCGCCAGCTTTCTCATCTCTGGCAGCTGCAGACGTGTCTGAAGCCAACATGTTCACCGCCTCTGCGTACCTCGACTCAATGTATGGGGATAACCAATCAGAACGCTTTCCATCGAGAGCAAATACACCTGCGCCTGTAAGTTCATTGTCTCAATATCTCTTACCTCTCCTTTGCTTCTCTAACTTTCAATGTCTTCGCCTTCTCGTCTGGTGACGTCTGAGACTCTGTATCCTGCTCTACGAGCTACTTTTCTGAATCGCCCAAACGCCAGCCTTCACTGTATCCGTTCTTTCAACGCAGCTCTCTCCAACTTTTCTCGATCAACTGCGAGCTTTGACTCACGTACGACGAAGGACTGTAGTTTTGTCTCGCAAGGCGCCTCTCGATCGAGCAAGATACCTCGACCTTCGACCCTGGCGCAAGCCCCGTCTGTCGCCGACATCGAGATCCCCGCAGACCCCACCGCCGAGTATGCCATCGTAATCTCGATGTATGAGGTCTACAACGACAGAATCTTTGATCTCCTGGCTGGCAGTGCTATGAAGAGCAAGCACCCCAACATCAAGCGCCGGGCGCTATTGTTCAAGAGCACGGAACAGAGTCCTGAGCGCAAAGTTGTCGCCGGCTTGACCAAGATCATCTGTGGCAGCTTCGAGGAGGCTATGATGGTGCTTGAGACAGGCTTGATGGAGCGCAAGGTGGCTGGTACAGGAAGCAACGCTGTCAGCTCCCGCAGCCACGGCTTCTTCTGTGTCGAAGTCAAGAAACGTGATGCTCAGTACAAGGGCCCGTGGTCCAGCAGTGCACTGAGTATCGTCGACCTCGCGGGATCTGAACGCGCGCGCAATGCAAAGACTGCGGGTTCCACACTCGCTGAGGCTGGCAAGATCAACGAGTCGTTGATGTACCTTGGACAATGCATGCAAATGCAGGCTGACCACCAAGAAGGCTCAAAGGTATGCAACATTGCCTCTCACCAGTCATACCGAGGCTAACACATCCAGAACGTCGTTCCGTTCCGCCAGTGCAAGCTCACAGAGCTTCTATTTTCCAATTCTTACCCATCCTCTTCACGTCAAACACAGCACATCCAACCACAAAAGTCCATCATGATCGTCACCGCTGATGCGCAAGGCGATTACAATGCAACATCTCAGATCCTGCGCTACTCTGCCCTCGCTCGGGAAGTAACTGTCCCACGAACACCCTCCTATACCTCCACTCTCCCCACTGGTCCCCGTCCAGGAACCGCATGCTCCGGTCGTAGCACGCCCTCAGCGCTGCTCGACGAGCTCGAGTCCTCTGCAGCCGAGATCGCGCGTCTGCAGCAAGAACTCTCCATCTTCGCTCTGCGCCTCTCCGAAGAGACTTCGCGCCGCAAAGCCGCAGAGCAGTCCTGGACGGCCGCAGAAGACCACATGGCCACGCTCGAGCAAGAGATCCGCGACGAGTGCTACCTCGAGATGGAGTCTGCCGTTGACCAGGAGCGTCGAAGGTGGCAGGCCACGCTAGACAGCGAGCAAGATAACCAACAAGCACATCTCGACTCGAAAATCGATGTTGTCATCAAAGCGACCAAGGCGCAGATGCGGCTCGAGGAACAGACGGTCAAGGTGTACGAAGACCCGGATCCAGAGATTAGAGAGCGGAATGAGGAGCTAGAGCGCGAGAACGAAATCTTGAAGGAGAAGGTGGAGAGATTGGAACGTGAGGCTATGGGGCGGAGTGCGAGTCCGGTGAAGAAGATGAGGATCTTGAAGACCAAGAAGTGGGAAGATCCTGAGAGCAGGCTATTTGGTCTCGATGATTGAGTGTCTTGGAGGAGTTTGAGTTGCGTTTTACGACTTCATGATTGGCGTTTGGGTTCTCATGGGCAGGGTGCCTCCTCAGTCACTGATATCTTCGGTCACCTGGTTTTCTGGTCTTCGTTGGTGGCAGTCTGTCTACATCGCGTCAGTCGTCATCTTGCATAATACAATTTTTCTTCCGTTGTCCTATGCTATGACTCAAGCACTGCGACGAATCGCGAGTTCAGTTTGTTTTTTGTGTTGTGTAGGGGAGGAATTCCCAATCGTAAATTTGGTCCCTTCTTCGTAAATCGTGACGATGCTACCCTAGATATTTTTCCCAAAGCGAAAAACCCCATTCAACGCCATGCCTCTTCTGAAGGGTCTATACGAGGTTCAATCAAATACACATGCTCCACTCCGCCTTGCTTTACACGGGCGGAaacacaaccacaaccacaggAAATTGCTCGACGCAAACGGCACGAGACGTTTAGCACATCTTGTACAGGCCAGAGCCCTCAGCCTGCCTGTGCATGTCGTTCGCCTCGAGCTTGTAGTCAATGGTGATGTCAAGATCACGGTGGTTCTTCTCGCTAGGCTTGTTCTCCAGAACACCGGAGATGGTCTCGCCCTCCTCGACGGTCAAGACATCCTTGAGGTAGAAGACGGTCTGCTTCCAGTGCGTGTACTTTGTGTGGGGGCCTGTGGAGAATTTGATGGGCTTGTGGCAGCAGGCGAATTCGATGTCGAACCACGCGATCAGGGCGTGGACAAAATCG of Ascochyta rabiei chromosome 7, complete sequence contains these proteins:
- a CDS encoding Succinate--hydroxymethylglutarate CoA-transferase is translated as MAMEPPSRPSSALFDVYLRLRPSNSANARFLTVEDRDDSHPTHITVKSLVNDNRKRAVERFAFTQVFEEDARQMELFKGTGIVPMIEGVLGAPGYHGRDGLLATLGVTGSGKSHTILGTKSQRGLVQMTLDVLFQSCKEQLVQSFYGAPAFSSLAAADVSEANMFTASAYLDSMYGDNQSERFPSRANTPAPDCSFVSQGASRSSKIPRPSTLAQAPSVADIEIPADPTAEYAIVISMYEVYNDRIFDLLAGSAMKSKHPNIKRRALLFKSTEQSPERKVVAGLTKIICGSFEEAMMVLETGLMERKVAGTGSNAVSSRSHGFFCVEVKKRDAQYKGPWSSSALSIVDLAGSERARNAKTAGSTLAEAGKINESLMYLGQCMQMQADHQEGSKNVVPFRQCKLTELLFSNSYPSSSRQTQHIQPQKSIMIVTADAQGDYNATSQILRYSALAREVTVPRTPSYTSTLPTGPRPGTACSGRSTPSALLDELESSAAEIARLQQELSIFALRLSEETSRRKAAEQSWTAAEDHMATLEQEIRDECYLEMESAVDQERRRWQATLDSEQDNQQAHLDSKIDVVIKATKAQMRLEEQTVKVYEDPDPEIRERNEELERENEILKEKVERLEREAMGRSASPVKKMRILKTKKWEDPESRLFGLDD